One segment of Brassica napus cultivar Da-Ae chromosome C3, Da-Ae, whole genome shotgun sequence DNA contains the following:
- the LOC106415176 gene encoding glutamyl-tRNA(Gln) amidotransferase subunit B, chloroplastic/mitochondrial codes for MSTTLFRTIQPNHFTLLTNALLRTRRTSRHISVRCQTSTTTQQSSSQQQQPRTSAPKNHGSNKLDEILKDYEAVIGIETHVQLSTSTKAFCSCPNSYGSHPNTSICPVCMGLPGALPVLSSKVVDFGVRLGLALNCSLSLKSKFDRKQYFYPDLPKGYQISQFDVPIASGGYVDVDIPLEFGGGHRRFGITRVHMEEDAGKLLHSDAGDYSQVDLNRAGVPLLEIVSEPDIRSGVEAAEYGSEMQRIVRYLGVSNGNMQEGSLRCDVNISIRPIGQAEFGTKVEIKNLNAFSAMSRAIDYEITRQALLYNQGQADQIVTETRLWDEGAQKTVTMRKKEGLADYRYFPEPDLPEVIFTQEYVDSIRASLPELPEAKRRRYEAMGLGIQDVLFLANDVSVAEYFDEVIGKGADVKSAANWLMSDIAAYLKNEELSISDVKLTPQELAELIAAIKDETISGKIGKQILFELLAKGGTVQGMIKEKDLVQITDPVEIEKMIMKVISESPKQLEQYRSGKTKLQGFFTGQVMKMSKGKANPALLNKILLEKLNAKD; via the exons ATGTCCACCACATTGTTCAGAACAATCCAACCAAACCACTTCACACTCCTAACAAACGCCTTGCTCAGAACCAGAAGAACGAGCCGCCACATCTCCGTAAGATGTCAAACATCAACGACGACCCAACAGTCctcctctcaacaacaacaaccaagaACCTCCGCACCGAAAAACCACGGAAGCAACAAACTCGACGAGATCCTAAAAGACTACGAAGCCGTGATCGGAATCGAGACACACGTCCAGCTCTCGACCTCCACAAAGGCCTTCTGCAGCTGCCCCAACAGCTACGGCTCCCATCCCAACACCAGCATCTGCCCCGTCTGTATGGGCCTCCCCGGGGCCTTGCCCGTTCTGAGCTCCAAAGTCGTCGACTTTGGCGTCAGACTGGGCTTAGCCCTGaactgctctctctctctcaagtcCAAGTTCGACAGGAAGCAGTACTTTTACCCTGACCTCCCCAAAGGCTACCAGATCTCTCAGTTCGATGTCCCCATTGCCTCTGGCGGCTACGTGGACGTGGATATCCCTTTGGAGTTTGGTGGCGGACATAGGAGGTTTGGGATCACTAGGGTTCATATGGAGGAAGATGCTGGCAAGCTGCTGCACTCGGACGCTGGAGATTACTCTCAG GTAGATTTGAATAGAGCAGGGGTTCCTTTGCTTGAGATTGTGTCTGAGCCTGATATTAGGAGTGGGGTTGAGGCGGCTGAGTACGGTAGCGAGATGCAGAGGATTGTGAGGTATTTGGGAGTGAGTAATGGGAATATGCAAGAAGGGTCTCTTCGTTGTGATGTTAATATCTCGATCCGGCCCATTGGGCAAGCTGAGTTTGGCACCAAG gtggaGATAAAGAACTTGAATGCGTTTTCAGCTATGAGTAGGGCGATTGACTATGAGATAACAAGGCAGGCGCTTCTATACAACCAGGGTCAAGCCGACCAAATTGTAACCGAGACTCGTCTTTGGGACGAAGGAGCTCAG AAAACAGTAACAATGAGGAAGAAAGAAGGGCTAGCTGATTACCGCTACTTCCCAGAGCCAGATCTTCCTGAAGTGATATTCACCCAAGAATACGTGGACAGCATCCGTGCTTCTTTACCTGAACTTCCTGAGGCGAAGCGCAGGAGGTATGAAGCAATGGGTCTAGGTATTCAAGATGTGCTTTTCCTTGCCAATGACGTCAGT GTTGCAGAGTATTTCGATGAAGTGATTGGTAAAGGTGCTGATGTTAAGTCGGCAGCGAATTGGCTGATGAGTGATATAGCTGCTTACTTGAAGAATGAGGAGCTTTCTATCAGTGATGTGAAACTTACTCCTCAAGAGTTGGCTGAGCTGATAGCTGCAATAAAAGATGAAACCATTAGCGGAAAGATTGGTAAACAG ATACTGTTTGAGCTATTGGCCAAAGGTGGAACTGTTCAAGGAATGATAAAGGAAAAAGACTTAGTTCAG ATAACTGATCCTGTGGAGATTGAGAAGATGATTATGAAGGTGATCTCTGAATCCCCAAAGCAGCTTGAGCAGTACCGAAGTGGGAAGACCAAGCTTCAGGGCTTCTTTACTGGCCAG gTAATGAAAATGTCAAAAGGTAAAGCAAACCCGGCTTTGCTTAACAAGATTCTCCTGGAGAAGCTCAATGCCAAGGATTGA
- the LOC106415177 gene encoding uncharacterized protein LOC106415177 produces MDEVVVEVEKRKREWEDAYEKTIEHITAIQECGKSRRGEEKVSLQRLNGLAQDGLSLLNSLQFSLDLLAPQLPSDHHVQSTRSLLETWKNQYQSLRVHLRSANLQAKDNMRKAAQQERVLLLGGGTESTELRRKRQANSGVTSDAESITESLRRSRQLMVQEVERSTNTLVAFDESTGVLKKAESEYKGHRSLFSRTRNLLSTMQRQDVIDRVILIIGFSLFACAVLYVVSKRIGILRLQQMATAAIKARLAGKAANADGTPLVHQFDGGNTVPNVNIPIQQRLHDEL; encoded by the exons ATGGACGAAGTAGTAGTAGAGgtggagaagaggaagagagaatgGGAAGACGCCTACGAGAAGACCATCGAACACATCACGGCGATACAAGAGTGCGGGAAATCAAGGAGAGGTGAGGAGAAGGTTTCGCTACAGAGGCTTAACGGATTGGCTCAGGATGGTCTCTCTCTTCTCAATTCTCTTCAGTTCAGTCTCGATCTTCTCGCCCCTCAGCTCCCTTCTGATCACCACGTCCAGTCCACTAGATCGCTGCTTGAAACCTGGAAGAATCAATATCAAAG TTTGAGAGTACACCTGAGAAGTGCTAATTTACAAGCAAAGGATAACATGAGGAAAGCTGCTCAACAAGAG AGAGTGCTTCTCCTTGGTGGTGGAACAGAGTCCACTGAACTAAGACGTAAACGACA AGCAAATTCTGGCGTGACCTCGGATGCTGAAAGCATTACTGAAAGTCTCAGGCGTTCACGTCAGCTCATGGTTCAG GAGGTGGAGAGAAGCACAAACACTCTCGTGGCTTTTG ATGAATCTACTGGAGTGCTTAAGAAAGCAGAGAGTGAATACAAAGGACACAGGTCTCTGTTTTCAAGGACCCGTAATTTACTTTCTACAATGCAGCGTCAAGACGTAATTGACAG GGTAATCCTCATAATTGGATTTTCTCTCTTTGCCTGCGCTGTTCTTTACGTTGTTTCAAAGCGTATTGGAATCCTGAGATTGCAACAGATGGCTACTGCTGCCATTAAAGCTCGTTTGGCTGGAAAAGCAGCTAATGCTGATGGTACGCCTCTCGTACACCAGTTTGATGGAGGAAACACAGTTCCAAATGTTAATATTCCTATACAACAACGCCTGCATGATGAACTTTAA